Below is a genomic region from Vibrio pomeroyi.
TTTATCGTCAATTCGGCAAGTGCTCCACAGCGAAGCGCTAGCATCCCCGACTTCCCAACTGGTTGAGCCGCTAACCGCTCCTGTCACCGGCAGGTCTACCGGATTTTTAGCCAAGACCTGACTAGAAAACAATACACCTAGCGATGCCGCTAATAACAACTTGCTCATATTTACCTTCTTCGTTCGGATGTTATTGTTGCGCGATCCAATCACGCATATCAGCGACAGCAGTAATGTCTCGTTCAGCGGCAGCTTGGTGTGATGCGAGTGCTACATTGCCCAGCATCAAGTTCCAGAACGGACTGGACGATGCCCTGTGGGTGTAGTGTTCGCCAAGCGGGTCTTCACACAGCTCAAAATGGTCAAACGATGAGAACAAGCGACACTGTAACGGTCTGTACTTGTACGCCTTGCACGTAGCTGTGCGAGCATCAAGCAAAGAACAATGTGCGATCTCTGTTGGTCTATTCGAGCCCACGCTGCTTTTCGCGCTCCAATCAATATCAAGGTCTATACCGGCTTTTGCCACGATGTCGATATTTCGATAGCGGTCGCCTCGACAGGAATGCCAGTACAGCAATGAGCGCACCCTTTTGCGCATACTGATCTTGGGTAAACCTCTTCTTGCATGTAGAGGTCAGCAACGGAATAGACTCGACTAAGAAACTTATCTGTATCTACATCCTTTCCATTTAGCGAGTGAACCCAATCGTTGAGTTTTCTCATTTCCTTTTGGACGTTGCGCTTAATCGTTCTTCGGTTGAAGTTCTCAATCCTTCTTTGCGCTTGCTCTGGCTCTAAGAACTTGGTCGGTATCTCATCGCGCTTGTTTACCTTTCTCAAAAAACTAATCCTCGTAGTGACCGTAGGCTGCATTTAACGTGTTATCAGTGGTAAATGATGTCTCATTCGATTTAGATAAAAGCCCATGGTTAACACCGTGCTTTATCAGTGAGCTTCTTAGAATGTCGTTCTCGCCTTTTAAGGACGTTAGCTCTTGTTCCAACTCAGAACGAACTCGGTTAGTTGCATTGTCTATCGATTTCGCTTTCTCTCTGTAAGCTTTGTTCGTTTCTTCTCGCTCGTTGATTAACGCTTTGACTAGCTCAACGACAAAGCCACGGTTAATTCTGTTTAAGGGGTTGCTGATGTAGTCGATGGCTTCCTGATCTCTTTCGTACTCGATGAGGTCTAACAATTCTTTTGCTGGATTACTTTTCATGACTTTCCTTTTTGGGTGTCTCCACCCAAATACCTTTTAGTTCTTCGCCTGTTAGAACGTTGCCTGTGCTGTTTCCGTTCGGTGCGGGGTATGGTGTGTCTAGCCATTGGTCAATAATTGCTTGGTCTTCTTTGGATAGTTTTCTTGGCTCTTCGTCTGTTAGAACGTCATTGGGTGTCTTACTAAAGGGCTGCTGAGTCCAGATGTTTATGAGTGGCTTGGACTTAGCTTCCTCGGATAGCTTTGTTGGTTCAGTAATCACTGAGTTAATTACTGACTGCGATGGCTTCTTGAAGGTCATTGTCTTCTTAGCTTCAGTTTGCTGTGCAGCTTTCTGTGCCTCAATACTGCGTTCAAACTCTTCTGACCAAGTTTCTAAGCGTTTCTTTCGTGTCTTAGCTTTATGAACTGAGTCAGCCGCCCAAGAGTCTAGGTTGTGGTTCGCAGCTCGTAGCAATGTCTTGATGTAGCCAAAGAAGCCTTTGGGTTTGTGCTCGTTCCTGAAGCTCTTCGACTCGAAGCGTTCGTGATACTCCTTCTTGCCACCTGATGCGATGTTTAGACCAATGTTGGCATGTGGGCGTAGTGTGGCTTCAAATCTGTAAGCTTTGTCTTCAGTGTCGAACTCTTTGAACACGTACATGGTGATGTCGTCTTTGTGTTCTTCAAAGTAGTCCTGCAGTTTGTAGTTGATGTGACCCTTCATTGCTAGTGATGTGAAGTGCTGCATCTTCCTGCGGTTGAAGTCGTTCGTCACGCCTACATAGCCAACGTCTATGTTGTCTACGTCTGATGTGGTAAACGTAGTGCTTCATGGTGCTTCTCTGTCGTGTAGCATTGTGACGAACGTTAGACCTGCGAGTTGTGAGAGACAAACCCAATGGCTTTTGCTGATCTGCTTTTCTGATGTTTCTTTTAGCCAGTAGTTAAGAGTTCGGTTTCGTTCCGAGCTCATGCCTAAGAATGCACAGATGTCTGCTTTTGTGTAGCCGCGCTTGATGATGATGTCCACCACATCGTTTAGGACCGCTTTTGATGGCAGCTCGAAGTCCGGATGTTGTGGTGGAAGAAAACAGGGCAGCTCCTTGTCTATACCGTTAGCTTTGCCGAATACCTTGAACATGATGTGACTGTTCGCTTCGGTCTTACTCTTCTCTATGAACTTCACCATCTTTTCTTGATAGTGGTGATCTGTAAGTTGAGCTATCGACACTTCAATACTGTCTAACATGGTAATTCTCCTTGAACATGTGAATGCGGGAACAAAAGTACCAGTTAGGACTGAAAATGGTTCTTAATGAACCTTTTGGATGATAAATGAGAAAAAAAGGGCTGTTTTTTATATTTTTTTGGGATGTTTCTGGGGGAGGTAAGTGCCAGGTTTTCTTTATCGTATCTCATCATCTAAGAACCCAATGGAGTTGGTGATTCTGCTCGCCAACACACTCGATGCCTTACCAGAACCAAACGCGGAGGCAATCAAATCACTCCATTACCACGGCAATAAATCATTCAAGAACTACGGTTCAGCCAAGTTGGATCAGTTTGGTGTAAAGCAAGCCTTTGTCGTGAACAGTAAGCTCGACCATCAAAGCATCGATTGGCTGGTGGGATGTCTCACCCGAGAAGCTGATGAAGAATTCGAAGCCGAGTTTTTGAGTACATTGGCGAAGTAGCTGGCAACCTCTAACCCATTAATACTTAAAGTTAAGCGCCGACAATTGAGTCGGCGTTTTTCTTTTTAAGTATGCGATACCGATTGATTAAATAACAAGTTTCACATATCATTCTACGACTTGGTATGTCGTTCTGTAATATTTAGGTAGAGGTAAGTTGATGTCTAAATTAGCCAAAGCAAGAAAACCGGCCTTATCTCATACACTGGCGAATTCAGCGCTGCTTAGGAGTGACCATGTATAACCAAGGCGACCTGTGCCCACGCTGCGGCTTAATCATCATGCTGCCCACAGATATTGAACCCAAATGCCTAGGATGCGGCGAAGACATCAACCAACAAGATGACGACTAACTCACACATTGAGTCACTTTCTACATTTTGCGGAGACTATATGGAATTTTTCTGCTTTTCATCATGTTTGATAAAGAAGTAATCAGGTAAGGTTCTGTTATTAAATAGGTTATTAGACAGAGCCTGAAAGTTATAGATTACTAGGCAGAATTGTTTCAGGGACAAAATGCAGAATTATTCTGTCTAATATAGCTGTTAGTTTTTTCAGAGGTAACGATGAACTTTAAGCAATTCGAGAAAAATATAAATCCGAACAAAAATGGTCACCTCAATGCTGTAAAGCAGATTAGCGTATATTATGTTTACACAGGACGTAATGCTTGGCATTCGACATATAGCGCGACATATACCAGTCGCTGTATGCACCCAAACTTGCAATCAGCCAAGGACTATTGTGAAAACGAACGAGTTCAAGGTACAGTTTTCCATATACTCAAGCTTCCTGCTTTAGCCTTCTATACAAAATATCGAACCTTGATAGTTACTGAAATCAACTCAAATAGTCCTTTATCAAGATTTAGCTTAGAAAAGTTTCTTACTAAGCAGACAGTTCAAAAAAATGAAGTTGGAAAACTAGCTTGGACAACTGATATTAATACACTAGTAGATAGTTTTGACATTTGCTGTGGTTCATGGGAGGTCCCTTCCAAGTCGAGGCATTCAGTCTTAATGTTTGATGGAACCTCAGTGAAGCTAGAGGTATCTAGATCTAATGACCTTGAACACTACCGTTCTCGTTCAGTTGGCGGTGGTTATTACCTACAGTGGTCAGAGCTTGAATCAAATATAGTCAGGGACGGAGTTCGAAAAGTTGAAAGGCTTTTCGTGCCAAAGAAAAAAACTAACAAAGCGTTTAAGGCAGATTCGCAACGCTTGGCAGTTTCGGTTTGAATCAGCATTGGTGTTTACGGCACAATATTTTAGGTAGGTGGTCGCGTTGCTCACTACTTAACGCGGCTACATGGATTCCCCCGGTTGTCAAACATCCGCTAAACTTATGTTGATGGGTTTTGGACTGCCGCTCTACATTCGGCCTACTTATCGACGATTCGCATACGTCGTGGCCCTGATGACTTGCGCGACTGCGGTGCCTTATTCGTTAGATGACATCTAGTGTGTCCGCCGCATTAACAGGCTCTCCGCAAGTGGTCTTAACCTATCTCCATCATTAGCGTCTGCAATGACCCGGTGGGTTTAACTCTTTATGCTGCTTAAGTTTTTACTTAGGCAGCATAGTTTTCATATTCTGTTTGATTGTGTAAAAGCGACCATATAATTCGTGCGTTCTTCGCGGCAAGTGCCACTATTGCTCGGTTCATTCCTCTTCGTTCCAGAACGCCTCTGCACCACTGACTTAACTTATCTTGCTTGTCGCCAAGGTTGGCAATCACGGTCCTTGCGCCGTGAACTAATAGTGTTCGTAAGTATTTGTCGCCGTGTTTGGTTATCCGACCTAACCGAGGTATTCCTCCTGTGGAATATTGCTTTGGTACTAGTCCTAGCCAAGCAGAGAAGTCACGGCTTTTATCAAATTGAGAACCATTGCCTATCGAAGCAAGTATCGCAGTAGCGGTTTGCGGCCCAATACCTCGAATTTTCATCACTCGTTGAACATTAGCGCTGACCTTAGCAAAAGAGTCAAAGACTTGCTCTGTATCGGAGATACGTTGATTCAATTCACCAAGGTGGTGATAAGCATCGGCAATCACCGTTCTTGCAAGGTGTGGCAGTTCATTTTCTGCGTCTTCGAGCATTAAGGGAACGTGTTTCATTAACGAAGAGCGGCCAACAGGAATGATCAACCCGAATTCAGAGAGTAGGGCACGCATGCGATTCATAAGCGCGGTGCGCTCACGAACCCAATGCTCTCTCATTCTATGTACCGATAGGATGGCTTGTTGCTCGGGGGATTTTACGGGTACAAAGCGAGTTGATGGACGCTGAACAGCTTCGCATATGGCAACAGCATCATTAAGGTCGTTCTTTCCCTTAGTTCGATAAGGAACTACGTATTTAACGGCCATAATACGGGCGTCGTGACCCAGTTTATTGAGTGTTCTTGCCCAATAATGTGCACCACCACACGCTTCAACGCCTATACGCATGAGTGGCATATTTGCTATTGTAGTCAGTAGTTTAGAGCGGGTTACTGACCTATGAAGTATGACCTTACCATTTTGGTCTACGGCATGAAGACTAAAGTGGTTTTTAGCTAGGTCGATACCGCAGAAATAAGAATA
It encodes:
- a CDS encoding IS110 family transposase, producing the protein MSDYSYFCGIDLAKNHFSLHAVDQNGKVILHRSVTRSKLLTTIANMPLMRIGVEACGGAHYWARTLNKLGHDARIMAVKYVVPYRTKGKNDLNDAVAICEAVQRPSTRFVPVKSPEQQAILSVHRMREHWVRERTALMNRMRALLSEFGLIIPVGRSSLMKHVPLMLEDAENELPHLARTVIADAYHHLGELNQRISDTEQVFDSFAKVSANVQRVMKIRGIGPQTATAILASIGNGSQFDKSRDFSAWLGLVPKQYSTGGIPRLGRITKHGDKYLRTLLVHGARTVIANLGDKQDKLSQWCRGVLERRGMNRAIVALAAKNARIIWSLLHNQTEYENYAA
- a CDS encoding YkgJ family cysteine cluster protein; its protein translation is MLYWHSCRGDRYRNIDIVAKAGIDLDIDWSAKSSVGSNRPTEIAHCSLLDARTATCKAYKYRPLQCRLFSSFDHFELCEDPLGEHYTHRASSSPFWNLMLGNVALASHQAAAERDITAVADMRDWIAQQ